A window of the Cololabis saira isolate AMF1-May2022 chromosome 19, fColSai1.1, whole genome shotgun sequence genome harbors these coding sequences:
- the wdr90 gene encoding WD repeat-containing protein 90 isoform X2, which translates to MASKAWQHPYVDIFKHVKVEEWKRSAKQGDVFMHMDKTLKCPVFRIKGPVPANSYILIPRNPSHSLGLTGRFFYLLFRPTPGKYFMVHLDVAVQERQVVRISFSNMLKEFKSTPTWLQFPFLCGAADDSVYDCTSKSAKHGLVGPAPCSVRWTCLMLDLQFVLSVYLNRHYSRLKSIKLCANMVVKNMFTSDLLLEPGVSLSEAKQMGLVSSQGTGPMPREMSFPLPKGSSWHDFYDHIKFPSEGTKLPCDFMQKENPHPGTIGFSKQRSSSDEASRCDNLSKSIQDRVSLTQQITTPKLVSRNPTPMVPSIPELDVAPTHRNNWICNNDPQLQESTHSDSQQLPFRNSCSTDDGGVHVYVHPEDEFGSHREESDGEVFCSPVPRPISLTSTKEPKQQKLLPDPILRLSRIIGFGGATARYALWTKSGDAVVYPCHAIIVSMKISSNQQRFFIGHTDKVSALAFNGNTTLLASAQTGNNSVVRVWNYSKGNCLAMFQIHAHSLSCLSFSYGGGILCGVGKDGHNKTMVVVWNTVNVSRGGEVTILAKAHTEVEINTMKVAFFDDTRMVSCGRDNIRLWRVRNGMLRSCPVNLGEYHSLDFSDVAFEEGNYWDKHIDERTLFASSRSGHIFEIDYGRVVVKNVRRLLPTQLQHADRREKLTLNSGPGIAINSISVSSSLCATGSEDGFLRVWPLDFSAVFLEAEHEGAVSMVSLSSDSHQVLAATSTGNLGFLDVSSREYNTLMRSHTDTVLGFSVDGIRRHLTTASSDGTLRVWNMDSLHQLYDFVSEDSPCSVAFHPHEQTFSCGFSSGIIRVFDIPSAKLLAEHRQHRGEVVGVAFSPDGEFMYSADSQGSLALYNGSEEDHNVIRVTCNVVARGTERAPDALTVSSDSRSLAFVGPSQYVVTIADARSLDELLHVDVSILDVESPHLDLALKVCFSPATTEHLLIATSANKILWVCTKTGCLLREVSKVHKHQCSSLAVSEDSRFLLTAGHNAVKVWDYNMQRHINSQMFIGHSQPIHQVTFTPDQLGVVSVGDAIFLWDFLANPAESSTGSCSLKRSHLSPLKADCPVNGVQMSSGIPRQTAPLPSSPPRLHVSPPEQAHRGGLGFSSVFEDSPANPTVPNQDISPGPSSDPRTAISFLRVTDLEINTSYLNTNHADSVELNQSTPVRPDCYRHFIPRFKTSYLDQNVVDPQTHEEEGLKLKAVIGYNGNGRGNMVWNADQGLFAYSCGCVVVVEDLHTGGQRHLQGHIEEISCLAATSDAKTMVSAAGGGNGSRSLICIWNILNGTCCRTIFHHKGAVQSLAFSRDDRFLLSVGDFSDPGLALWGSKNFQLLSSVSMSGPIHDATFSPSAASQMACVGSHGVYFCFIQTQGMDVDLKVQRVTAPTEVGDVELTALCYHMDSLLFTSTNRGHVCAWHTSTQRCFMIWGADDGEIGVLLCRGNRLLTGSNTRWLRLWGVEAVLGLRPKEKLCSAKDSGTTVVVEQEIMLDGTAVSAAFDSTMDMGIVGTTAGTLWYINWSDNSNIRLVSGHKTKVNNVAFSFDESHFTTCSEDGSVRVWLTSSYELVVQFQVLNQACCCVCWSPSPSKDSTCIAAGYGDGTLRIFRVATTEMEIKMHPHHVAVVSIQYSANGHVILSAGKNGVIAVSSTFNGETLRVVRDHKGAPITTIQCVNEQCQRFGLEGDEMWLAASADRRVSVWAADWSKEQCDLLDWLSFPAPPYFEGDSLPPSLASFCPADHDLVAYTGYGAEKELSFYSLVKKQIIKKIALPHWATCLSLSSRSQLVAVGSKERVLKLIKSTSGRFQDFSQHSDSLLTCHFSPSGTLLFSVAYNEILLWEVQGL; encoded by the exons GAGCGCCAGGTGGTCCGTATCTCCTTTTCAAATATGTTGAAAGAGTTCAAATCCACTCCTACATGGCTTCAGTTTCCTTTCTTGTGTGGAGCTGCAGATGATTCAGTGTATGATTGCACCTCCAAATCTGCAAAGCATG GTTTGGTGGGTCCAGCTCCCTGTTCAGTTCGTTGGACTTGTCTGATGCTGGACCTGCAGTTTGTGCTTTCTGTCTACCTCAATCGACACTACAGTCGCCTCAAGAGCATTAAACTGTGTGCCAACATGGTTGTGAAAAACATGTTTACCAGTGATTTGCTGTTAGAGCCTG GAGTTTCCTTAAGTGAAGCAAAGCAAATGGGCCTGGTGTCCTCTCAGGGAACAGGTCCCATGCCCAGAGAGATGTCATTTCCTTTACCGAAGGGATCATCTTGGCATGACTTCTACGATCACATCAA GTTTCCTTCAGAAGGGACTAAGTTACCATGTGACTTTatgcaaaaagaaaatccaCATCCAGGGACTA TAGGtttttcaaaacaaagaagCTCTTCAGATGAAGCGTCTCGCTGTGACAACCTCAGCAAATCAATTCAGGACCGTGTGTCCCTCACCCAGCAGATTACCACTCCAAAATTA GTGTCAAGGAATCCAACCCCCATGGTACCCAGCATACCAGAGTTAGATGTTGCTCCTACTCACAGGAATAACTGGATTTGCAATAATGATCCCCAACTGCAAGAGTCCACACACTCCGATTCACAGCAGCTCCCATTCAGGAATTCGTGTAGTACTGATGATGGTGGAGTTCATGTGTATGTACATCCTGAAGATGAATTTGGTTCACACAGAGAGGAAAGTGATGGAGAG GTATTTTGTAGTCCTGTTCCACGTCCTATCTCTCTGACATCAACCAAAGAACCTAAACAGCAG AAGCTGCTCCCAGATCCGATCCTCAGGCTCAGTCGAATCATTGGCTTTGGAGGCGCCACTGCTAGATAT GCCCTGTGGACCAAATCAGGGGATGCAGTGGTGTATCCATGCCATGCAATAATTGTCTCTATGAAGATCTCCTCTAACCAGCAGAGATTCTTCATCGGCCACACTGACAAG GTTTCTGCTCTGGCTTTTAATGGAAACACAACACTGCTGGCCTCAGCACAAACTGGCAACAACAGTGTCGTTCGAGTCTGGAACTACAGCAAAGGAAACTGTCTGGCAATGTTCCAAATTCACGCTCACTCTTTATCCTGCCTAAG CTTCTCATATGGAGGTGGTATTCTCTGTGGAGTGGGTAAAGATGGGCATAATAAAACA ATGGTGGTGGTGTGGAACACTGTGAATGTTAGCAGAGGTGGAGAGGTCACCATCTTAGCCAAAGCACACACGGAGGTGGAAATAAACACCATGAAGGTTGCCTTCTTCGATGATACAag GATGGTTTCTTGTGGTCGTGACAATATCCGTCTGTGGCGAGTGCGGAATGGGATGCTGCGCTCATGTCCGGTTAACCTAGGGGAATACCACTCACTGGACTTCAGTGATGTGGCCTTCGAGGAGGGAAATTACTGGGACAAGCATATTGACGAACGAACACT ATTTGCTAGCAGTCGGAGCGGCCATATTTTCGAGATCGACTATGGCAGAGTTGTTGTTAAAAATGTGAGGAGGCTTTTGCCAACACAGTTGCAGCATGCCGACCGCCGGGAGAAATTGACTTTAAATTCAG GTCCAGGAATCGCCATCAACAGCATAAGTGTGTCTTCGTCACTCTGTGCCACAGGCTCTGAAGATGGTTTCCTGCGTGTTTGGCCCCTTGACTTTTCTGCTGTCTTCTTGGAGGCTG AGCATGAAGGAGCCGTAAGCATGGTGTCACTGTCATCTGACAGCCATCAGGTCCTGGCAGCCACCTCTACTGGTAACCTGGGTTTCCTTGACGTTAGCAGCCGTGAGTACAACACACTGATGAGGTCGCATACAGACACCGTGCTCGGCTTCAGTGTGGATGGAATTCGTCGGCATCTCACAACAGCCTCTTCTGATGGAACTTTGCGCGTTTGGAACATGGATTCCTTACATCAG TTGTACGATTTTGTTTCTGAAGACAGCCCCTGCTCTGTGGCTTTCCATCCGCACGAGCAAACTTTCTCTTGTGGGTTCAGTTCAGGAATCATCCGAGTCTTTGACATTCCCAGCGCTAAGCTGCTGGCTGAGCACAG GCAACACAGAGGTGAAGTGGTTGGTGTAGCCTTCTCACCAGATGGGGAGTTCATGTACAGTGCTGATTCACAGGGTTCTCTGGCACTTTATAACGGCTCAGAAGAAGACCACAACGTGATCAGAGTTACAT GCAACGTAGTGGCCCGAGGCACTGAGCGTGCTCCAGATGCTCTCACAGTGAGCAGTGACAGCCGTTCCCTGGCTTTTGTTGGACCCTCACAGTACGTTGTGACCATTGCAGATGCACGCTCTTTGGATGAG CTGCTACATGTAGATGTGAGTATTTTGGATGTGGAGAGCCCCCATCTGGATTTAGCATTGAAGGTCTGCTTCTCTCCAGCCACCACTGAACATTTGTTAATTGCCACATCTGCAAACAAGATTCTTTGGGTTTGCACCAAGACGGGTTGCCTGCTCAGAGAG GTGTCCAAGGTTCACAAACACCAGTGCTCATCTCTGGCTGTGAGTGAAGATAGCCGATTCCTGCTGACAGCTGGACACAATGCTGTGAAAGTTTGGGATTATAACATGCAACGTCATATTAATTCACAG ATGTTCATCGGTCACAGTCAGCCCATTCACCAGGTTACCTTCACCCCTGACCAGCTGGGTGTAGTTTCAGTGGGAGATGCCATATTCCTTTGGGACTTCCTGGCAAATCCTGCTGAATCTTCGACTGGCAGCTG TTCTCTCAAACGAAGCCATCTCTCACCTCTGAAAGCAG ACTGTCCAGTAAATGGAGTACAGATGTCCAGTGGGATACCTCGGCAGACagcccccctcccctcctcacCCCCACGACTGCATGTCAGCCCTCCTGAACAAGCTCACCGAGGAG GTTTGGGTTTCTCATCTGTTTTTGAAGACAGCCCAGCAAACCCAACTGTTCCAAATCAAGACATTAGCCCTGGTCCATCGTCTGATCCGAGAACTGCCATCTCCTTTCTCAGAGTCACAGACCTGGAAATCAACACGTCTTACCTGAATACAAACCACGCAGACTCTG TTGAGTTGAATCAAAGCACCCCAGTGCGTCCGGATTGTTATAGGCACTTTATTCCACGTTTCAAAACCTCCTATCTTGATCAG AATGTGGTAGATCCCCAAACACATGAAGAGGAGGGCTTAAAACTTAAAGCAGTGATCGGCTACAATGGCAATGGCCGGGGTAATATGGTGTGGAACGCTGACCAAG GTTTATTTGCGTACTCTTGTGGCTGTGTTGTGGTGGTGGAGGACCTTCATACAGGAGGGCAGAGACACTTGCAGGGTCACATTGAGGAGATATCCTGTCTCGCTGCCACAAGTGATGCAAAG ACCATGGTATCTGCAGCTGGTGGTGGTAACGGCAGCAGAAGCCTCATCTGCATTTGGAATATCCTGAATGGAACTTGTTGTCGCACCATCTTCCACCACAAGGGGGCAGTACAGAGTCTCGCTTTCTCCAGGGATGATCGCTTCCTTCTCTCTGTTG GAGACTTCTCTGACCCTGGGTTGGCCTTGTGGGGCAGCAAAAACTTTCAGCTGCTATCAAGTGTGAGTATGTCAGGGCCAATCCATGATGCCACCTTCAGCCCCTCAGCAGCCAGCCAGATGGCATGTGTGGGCAGCCACGGGGTTTACTTCTGTTTCATCCAAACTCAAGGCATGGATGTAGATCTCAAG GTCCAAAGGGTAACGGCACCAACAGAGGTGGGTGATGTGGAGCTGACAGCTCTGTGCTATCACATGGATTCCCTTCTGTTCACGAGCACAAACAGAGGACATGTTTGTGCCTGGCACACTAGCACACAGCGCTGCTTTATGATCTGGGGAGCTGATGATGGAGAGATTG GAGTGCTGCTGTGTCGAGGGAATCGTCTGTTGACAGGCAGCAACACCCGCTGGCTGCGACTGTGGGGGGTAGAGGCTGTACTGGGTCTCAGGCCAAAGGAGAAATTGTGCAGTGCAAAAGACAG TGGGACAACAGTTGTGGTGGAGCAAGAGATAATGCTGGATGGGACAGCAGTCAGTGCAGCGTTTGACAGCACAATGGACATGGGCATTGTTGGCACCACAGCGGGAACTCTCTGGTACATCAACTGGTCGGATAACAGTAACATCCGTCTGGTTAGCGGGCACAAGACGAAG GTCAACAATGTTGCATTTAGCTTTGATGAGAGCCACTTCACCACATGCAGCGAAGATGGTAGTGTGAGGGTGTGGTTAACCTCCAGTTACGAACTAGTGGTGCAATTCCAAGTCCTCAACCAG GCCTGTTGCTGCGTATGCTGGAGCCCTTCTCCCAGCAAGGACAGCACATGCATCGCTGCTGGATACGGTGATGGGACCCTGAGGATCTTCCGGGTTGCTACGACAGAGATGGAAATTAAGATGCATCCTCATCATGTGGCTGTCGTGTCTATCCAATACTCTGCTAATG GTCACGTGATCCTTTCAGCTGGGAAGAATGGTGTGATTGCTGTCAGCAGTACTTTCAATGGAGAAACTCTTCGTGTTGTCAGAGACCACAAAGGAGCACCGATTACGACGATCCAATGTGTAAATGAACAG TGCCAGAGGTTTGGACTGGAAGGAGATGAAATGTGGTTGGCCGCCAGTGCTGACAGACGCGTCAGTGTATGGGCTGCCGATTGGTCAAAGGAGCAATGTGATCTACTAGACTGGCTATCATTCCCTGCTCCACCCTATTTTGAG GGTGACAGCCTGCCACCCAGCCTGGCTTCCTTTTGCCCAGCAGATCATGACCTGGTAGCTTACACTGgctatggagcagagaaagAGCTATCTttttacagcctggttaaaaaacag ataataaaaaagattgCTTTGCCTCACTGGGCCACATGCCTTAGCCTCTCCTCTAGGAGTCAGCTTGTAGCTGTGGGATCAAAAG AGCGAGTGCTGAAGCTGATCAAGTCGACCAGTGGCAGGTTTCAGGATTTCTCGCAGCATAGTGACTCACTACTGACGTGTCATTTCTCTCCCTCTGGGACCCTTCTCTTCTCCGTGGCTTATAATGAGATCCTGCTGTGGGAGGTGCAGGGCCTCTAA